A genomic window from Salvia miltiorrhiza cultivar Shanhuang (shh) chromosome 5, IMPLAD_Smil_shh, whole genome shotgun sequence includes:
- the LOC131026176 gene encoding uncharacterized protein LOC131026176, producing the protein MPPYPVMRVSPRRELKAENHKRGHSLESGIVYRHKEDDLALFNEVRSKERDDFLLQSNDNFDDFFSINLRGLSVYKLGGSTPAQEESSDLLNADRDKNDYDWLITPPETPLFRSLDDEAQPVKPARRGRPRREPISVTRSPTMEKDYKRGRGNASPHRLSPSPRSGNNTLQSRSRPVFATCSSPPPTMQHHSPTRRLSHSPTKATFAPRSSSPTPRRTNTGSTGTSAPSRVTGSFPIKTNRGNSTLPKIRAWQSNIPGFSLEAPPNLCTSLEDRPASSVRSASPASKTSSRYGRQSMSPTTSRSVASSHSHNHDLFSPYSKDSVASSGDDDIDMLQPTPLCSSDKSAPRNLGAHPSDNVRSFSKKSMKKLSSSAPKRSFDLVGQMDHSDPHNMFKPLLSSVPGSTFHVGKVSTHQCSLVSINSYMTINSSASCDQAASGAHEIEGSELNLDDVMSDCVRGNHPVIDNELFVMEHGNDINEDIENRIMDDLLGSQHRENDAPLIVVSTLDAGNNNEFDCRDANGSPDTVTCSKCGHVFHSAEVVMERDRQLCLECKCLEVRSTITDPSNMVMVGQNDTHDDVQIIEHGSQEVLDKFASTSGYLERSCTGPTEKNNLDSQNYYNGTSQSPSVELFEEGGPFLASEKMIKQLINGHNGYEVNSSSRLTVSDCAGISLLLKRSSSIERHIVQNKSFTASTTSYDDFSYVPNSLNSMRSSTGHTDASVSSLIDLGSSRQTKFRNSRQSSGHRSDTKKFRYEMPSKLKRFVSSMSSASGHMFQDRSAIPSCHEDGFEETCVDLREQSLTSEFIEAESTCSDIESNNVSKTTTEQSSHLMDDHSEETSVDSILISRKPGSHENKDNLMSNFHNLSIKEMSSVHLRTSNQVDDASPNSCVDMVDAAEVRYLSSLNAISENKIENDDSAYYGSHSDVDSPISKGCTGVHHASAVRATAKEFEISHHAYVLEESHILLEDTGQVKAKTLTLEEAADAILFCSSIIHNLAYEAANFAIDREALQAEALRPAVALVGKSNFEREDACSGKRSSRSQKARKQSQEIETTPSNSCNSETDEKSSPCVVGISDDGALDNGDSTKPPKLESKCNCLIM; encoded by the exons CGATAAACTTGAGAGGCTTATCCGTTTATAAGCTTGGAGGATCCACTCCTGCTCAAGAAGAAAGTAGCGACCTGCTCAATGCGGACCGTGATAAAAATGACTATGACTG GTTGATAACTCCTCCAGAAACACCTCTGTTTCGATCTCTGGATGATGAGGCACAACCAGTTAAACCTGCACGTAGGGGCAGGCCCAGGAGAGAACCTATTTCAGTCACACGATCACCCACG ATGGAGAAAGATTACAAAAGAGGTAGAGGCAATGCAAGTCCTCATCGCCTCAGCCCATCGCCACGGTCTGGAAACAATACATTGCAATCTAGAAGTAGGCCAGTTTTTGCCACTTGTTCAAGCCCACCTCCTACGATGCAGCATCATTCTCCAACGAGGAGATTGTCCCATTCACCAACTAAAGCAACATTTGCCCCAAGATCTAGTTCGCCAACGCCTAGGAGGACAAATACTGGTTCTACTGGCACTTCTGCCCCATCAAGAGTGACAGGATCATTTCCTATCAAGACAAATCGAGGGAACTCTACTTTACCAAAGATAAGGGCGTGGCAAAGTAACATTCCTGGATTTTCCTTAGAGGCGCCTCCTAATCTTTGTACCTCACTGGAAGATAGACCAGCATCATCAGTGAGAAGTGCCTCCCCGGCATCTAAAACTAGCTCCAGATATGGCAGGCAATCGATGTCTCCAACTACCTCCAGGAGTGTTGCTTCATCACACAGTCACAATCATGATTTATTTAGTCCCTATAGTAAAGATTCAGTTGCATCATCAGGCGATGATGATATAGACATGCTACAACCCACTCCTCTCTGCAGCTCAGATAAATCAGCTCCAAGAAACTTAGGTGCTCATCCTAGTGACAACGTCAGGAGCTTTTCCAAAAAATCGATGAAAAAACTATCAAGTTCTGCTCCTAAAAGATCCTTTGATTTGGTCGGCCAAATG GATCACAGTGACCCTCACAATATGTTTAAGCCTCTGTTGTCCAGTGTCCCCGGTTCGACATTCCATGTAGGAAAAGTAAGCACACATCAATGTTCTCTGGTGTCCATAAATTCTTATATGACAATTAACAGTAGTGCCAGTTGTGATCAAGCTGCAAGTGGAGCCCATGAGATTGAAGGTAGTGAGCTAAATCTGGATGATGTAATGAGTGACTGTGTGAGGGGAAATCATCCAGTTATTGACAATGAATTATTTGTCATGGAGCATGGTAATGATATAAATGAAGATATCGAGAATAGAATCATGGACGACTTACTTGGTAGTCAGCATCGTGAAAATGATGCCCCGCTTATAGTTGTCTCTACATTGGATGCTGGAAACAATAATGAATTTGATTGTCGGGATGCTAATGGTTCTCCAGATACAGTAACATGCTCAAAGTGTGGTCATGTGTTCCACTCAGCTGAAGTAGTAATGGAAAGAGATCGACAACTTTGTCTGGAGTGCAAATGTTTGGAAGTACGTTCAACTATAACTGATCCATCAAACATGGTAATGGTTGGTCAGAACGATACTCATGATGATGTTCAAATTATAGAACATGGATCGCAAGAGGTCTTGGACAAATTTGCATCAACATCAGGATATCTAGAACGTAGTTGTACTGGTCCGACAGAGAAAAATAATCTCGACTCTCAAAATTATTACAATGGCACAAGCCAAAGTCCTTCTGTAGAGCTATTTGAGGAAGGGGGGCCTTTTTTAGCTAGCGAGAAAATGATAAAGCAATTGATAAATGGCCACAATGGTTATGAGGTTAACTCAAGCTCAAGGCTCACTGTTTCGGATTGTGCAGGAATATCTTTGTTGCTGAAGAGATCAAGCAGCATTGAAAGACATATTGTGCAAAACAAGAGTTTCACAGCAAGTACTACCAGCTATGATGATTTCTCCTATGTGCCGAACAGTTTAAATAGCATGAGGAGCTCCACTGGGCACACCGATGCTTCAGTATCATCATTAATTGATCTAGGGTCCTCTAGGCAGACAAAGTTTCGTAATTCTCGGCAATCAAGTGGTCATAGATCAGATACAAAAAAATTTCGATATGAGATGCCTTCCAAACTCAAAAGGTTTGTCTCATCCATGTCAAGTGCTTCGGGCCATATGTTTCAGGACCGAAGTGCCATACCAAGTTGTCATGAAGATGGTTTTGAGGAAACATGTGTAGATCTTCGCGAACAATCACTGACTTCTGAATTTATAGAAGCAGAAAGCACTTGCAGTGATATTGAGAGCAACAATGTCTCAAAAACCACCACAGAACAGTCAAGTCATTTGATGGATGACCATTCAGAAGAGACTTCAGTCGATTCAATATTAATTTCTCGAAAGCCAGGATCACATGAGAACAAGGACAACTTGATGAGCAATTTCCATAATCTGTCAATTAAGGAAATGTCATCCGTACATTTGCGAACTTCTaatcaagtagatgatgcctcACCAAATTCATGTGTAGACATGGTGGATGCTGCAGAAGTTCGATATCTAAGTTCTTTGAACGCAATATCAGAAAATAAAATAGAGAATGATGATTCTGCATATTATGGTTCACATTCCGATGTCGATTCCCCTATTTCAAAAGGTTGCACTGGTGTCCACCATGCTAGTGCTGTAAGAGCTACTGCCAAGGAATTTGAAATCTCACATCATGCATATGTTCTAG AAGAATCGCATATTCTCTTAGAAGACACGGGTCAGGTAAAGGCGAAAACCCTGACCCTAGAAGAAGCAGCAGACGCGATCCTTTTCTGCAGCTCCATAATCCACAATCTAGCTTATGAAGCTGCAAATTTTGCAATAGATAGAGAGGCCTTACAAGCGGAAGCTCTGCGACCAGCAGTAGCGCTTGTGGGCAAATCTAACTTTGAAAGAGAGGATGCATGTTCGGGGAAGCGTAGTTCCAGGTCCCAAAAAGCTCGAAAACAAAGCCAGGAAATAGAAACTACACCTTCTAATTCCTGCAACTCTGAAACCGACGAGAAGTCTAGCCCATGTGTTGTTGGCATTTCTGACGATGGAGCTCTGGATAATGGCGACAGCACAAAGCCTCCCAAGCTAGAATCCAAGTGCAATTGTTTGATCATGTAA
- the LOC131025392 gene encoding uncharacterized protein LOC131025392: MDEGGGSVNSTATATGTETSSSYPSNSILSNYPLISALFAFAIAQSMKVFSSWYKENRWDLKQLVGSGGMPSSHSATVAALAVAIGFQEGFGGSQFALALILAFVVMYDATGVRLHAGRQAEVLNQIVCELPSEHPLAESRPLRELLGHTPPQVVAGATLGLVTAAVGHFIFNTGERA, from the exons ATGGATGAAGGAGGCGGATCAGTAAATTCAACTGCGACGGCGACTGGAACGGAGACGTCGTCGTCGTATCCTTCGAATTCGATTCTTTCGAATTATCCATTGATATCAGCTCTTTTCGCCTTCGCGATTGCGCAGTCAATGAAGGTTTTCTCCTCATG GTATAAGGAAAACCGTTGGGATCTCAAGCAACTCGTTGGCTCCGGGGGCATGCCCTCGTCTCATTCAGCAACCGTTGCTGCTCTTGCAGTGGCCATCGGTTTCCAAGAGGGTTTCGGAGGATCACAATTCGCCCTTGCACTAATCTTGGCATTTGTG GTGATGTATGACGCCACTGGAGTAAGATTACACGCTGGGCGTCAAGCAGAG GTTTTGAATCAAATCGTATGCGAGCTTCCATCTGAACACCCTCTTGCTGAGAGCAGGCCCTTGCGCGAACTTCTTGGTCACACTCCTCCTCAG GTTGTTGCTGGGGCAACGCTGGGGCTAGTCACAGCAGCAGTAGGCCATTTCATATTCAACACTGGCGAACGAGCTTGA